The region TGCCGATGCCGTCCGGGTCGCCGACGATGATGTCCGGCTTGTACCCGGCGTCGTGCAGGGTGTCCGCACCCGCGTCGACGCCGACCAGCACCGGCCGGTACTCGCGGATGTACTTGCGCAGCTTGCGCAGCTCCTCGGCGTGCTTCGAACCGCCCGCGACGATCAGCACCTGCCGGTCGCGCACCGGGACGAACACCTCGGGGACGCCGATGCCGTCGAGGATCAGGGCGCGTTCGCGGCGCAGGAACTCGATGGTGTTGGCGGAGAACGCCTCCAGCTGCGCGGCCATCCCGGCCTTCGCCTCGATCATCGCGTCGGCGATGGACTCGGCGCTCTGCTCGACGCCGCGCCCGACCTCCTTCTCGCCCGCGTAGACCGCGCCCTCGTGCAGCCGCAGCTTGGTGCCGTCCTTCAACTCCCGCAGCACGCCGGTGCCGACGCCGTCGATCAGCGGGATGCCCGCCTCGATCAGCAGCTCGGGCCCGAGGTTGGGGAACCGGCCGGAGATCGACGGCGACGCGTTGACCACGCCCACGACCTCGGCGCTGACCAGCGCCTCGGCGGTGCGGCGGTCGATGTCGACGTGGTCGAGCACCGCGATGTCCCCCGGACTGAGCCGCCGCAGCAGGTCGCCGGACCGACGATCGACCCGCGCCACCCCGGTGACACCTGGCAGTTCGTGGTTCGCGCGGCTGAGCAACCCGGAGAGCTTCATTACCCGATGGTGACTCACGTCGCGGCTGGTTCCGGGCTAACACGCCGTGCGGTCCGGCCAGGTCAGCCAGGTCACTGCTCCACAGTGGACGGATTACCCCCGGTCGGGGGATGTCCCGCCCGTCCGATCGACCGCCGGTCGGGTCGTGGAGTCACCGGTGGAATCACCAGCGAAGTCGCCGGAGGAGTCGCCAGAGGAGTCACGAGTGGAGCCGGCGCCGGAGGCGTCGCCAAGACCGGCGGCGGTGTCCGAGGGGGCAGTGGCGGCGGCTCCCGGGACCGGGATGCCGAACGGGGGTGTGTCGTCGTCGGCGTCGAGCTGGTAGACCACCGGGCCTTCGGGGCGGGGTGCGCGCGGCGGCCAGTCCTGCACCAGCAGCGTCCCCACCAGCAGCACCACGCACGCGGTGATCAGCGTCCACAGGCCCGCGCCGATGACCCAGTGGTACTTCGGCGACGGTTCCCGGCCGCCGCCGAACAGACCGATCACCGTGGTCGCCACGGCCCACGCGGTGGCCCCGACCACACCGATCGCCAGCGCCGCCGCCACCCGGCCGACGATCGCGAGCCGGGCCGAGCGGAACGGGGTCAGCGCGGCGAACGCGGCCAGCACCCCGGCCACGACCAGCGCGTACCCCCACTGCGGACTGGGCTGCGGGCCGGACGGCGCGCGCTCGGACTTGAACTCGACGCTCCACGGGGTGAACCCGAACCCGCCGGAGCCGGGCGTGCTCGGCCCCTCCAGCCGGTACAGCTCCAGACCGCACCCCGCGAACACCAGCAGCGCGCCCACGGCCAACGCGATCGCGCCCGACGCCTTGCGCGTCACGGGCCGGTCCTGCCTCGCGGCTCGCCCGCCTGCGGGCCGGGGTCGGCGAACGACGTGGCCGGCAGCTCCGCGACGGGGATGCCGAACGGCGGCGTGTCGTCGTCGTCGAGCTGGTAGACCACCGGGCCTTCGGGGCGGGGCGCGCGCGGCGGCCACTCCTGCACGAGGAGCCCGCCGACGACCGCCAGCACGCTCGCCGCCAGCAGCACCGACGTCCCGAGCCCGAGGGTCGGGGTGATCTCCAGGCCGTTGCCGGGCGACTCGGTCAGGTAGGTGGCGAACGCGTAGTGCGCGACCGCCCACGTGCTGCCCAGCAGCAGCACCGACCCGGCGAACGCGGTCAGCCTGCCCCACAGCACCCCGACGCGGAGCGCGCCGAGCACCATCAGCAGCGCGCCGACGACCATCGGCACGGCGTAGAGCGCCTGCCGCCCGAACACGCCTTGGCCGTTGTTGCTGCGCACTTCCCAGGAGGTCTGCTCGATCGTCATCGACGCCGGGTCGCCGAACTCCCACACCTGCGTGTACAGCGGCAGGAACGTCCCGACGAACACCAGCGGCGCGGCGACCAGCAGCGCCACCACGCCCAGCACCCGCCGGTTCACGTCGTGCGCTCCGGCGGCGTGCCGACGACCGGCCCGGCGGAG is a window of Saccharothrix espanaensis DSM 44229 DNA encoding:
- the steA gene encoding putative cytokinetic ring protein SteA: MKLSGLLSRANHELPGVTGVARVDRRSGDLLRRLSPGDIAVLDHVDIDRRTAEALVSAEVVGVVNASPSISGRFPNLGPELLIEAGIPLIDGVGTGVLRELKDGTKLRLHEGAVYAGEKEVGRGVEQSAESIADAMIEAKAGMAAQLEAFSANTIEFLRRERALILDGIGVPEVFVPVRDRQVLIVAGGSKHAEELRKLRKYIREYRPVLVGVDAGADTLHDAGYKPDIIVGDPDGIGTETLKAGGEVVVPAQTDGHAPGLERIQDLGIGAVTFPATGNAEDLALLLAEAHGASLVVTVGLRAGLREFLDRGHSGSNPSTFLTRLKLGSKLVDGEAVATLHRSRVSLGVMLLLVLAAVVAMAAALAVSGVGQVYVDVAVDGFRSVVDWFKGFFS